GTGGAGCTGGTGTTGTACGCCGAGGTGATGCTGGCGCCCGGCGCAAAGATGTCGACGCAGGCACCGTAGTTGGTCCACGAGGTGCGCGCGTCCGTCGCGCTGCTGGCGGCCACGGTGATCGCCTCCGGCACGTTGGCGATGGGGAACATGCAGGCGTCCGCGCCCACGGTGCCGTTCCCCCAGCCGTTGCCGGCGGCCACGACGACGGTGATGCCCGACGAGATCATGCCGCGCACCGCGTCGTCGATCGGGGCGCTGGTGCCCATGGTCTTGGTGGGGATCACGTCGCCAAGCGACATGTTGACCACCGCGGGAAGCGTGGCGTTCGCCGCCACCCAGTCCATCCCGGCGATCACGTCGGCGTCGGAGCCGTAGCCGGCGCAGTTCAGCACGCGCACCGCCACCAGCTTTGCCTGCTTCGCCACGCCGTACGTCTTGCCGCCGACGGTGCCGGCCACGTGCGTGCCGTGGCCCTGGCAGTCGTTGTTCATGTCGCCGATCAGCAGCGGGTCCGTGGGGTCCGCGGCGTACGCGTCGAAGCCCGGCACGGCGCGCCCCTCGAACTCCACGTGGTCGAAGCGGATGCCGGTGTCGATGATGTACGCGCTGACGCCCGCGCCGTTGAAGTCGTAGGTATAGTTGCCGTCCACCGGCCGCGCGCGCTGGTCGATGCGGTCCAGCCCCCACGTGGCGCCGGCCTGCGTGGTCGATACCACCTGGTACTGCCGCTGCACGCTGATCTTCACCACGCGCGGGTCCACCGACAGCGCCTGCGCGGTCACGTCCGGGATGGCGCCCGCGAAGCCGTTCAGCAGGTGCTCGTACACGTAGCGCGGCTTGATGCCGTACTCCGCGGCGACCGCGGACGCGTTGGCGCCCCACCCCAGCTGCACGACGTAGTGGCCCGGGATGGAGCCGTCTGTCGCCGCCGCCAGCAGGGTGGAGGG
This DNA window, taken from Longimicrobium sp., encodes the following:
- a CDS encoding S8 family peptidase, with the translated sequence MRRSLLLLAVAALAACDGADTPLAPDVQPSTLLAAATDGSIPGHYVVQLGWGANASAVAAEYGIKPRYVYEHLLNGFAGAIPDVTAQALSVDPRVVKISVQRQYQVVSTTQAGATWGLDRIDQRARPVDGNYTYDFNGAGVSAYIIDTGIRFDHVEFEGRAVPGFDAYAADPTDPLLIGDMNNDCQGHGTHVAGTVGGKTYGVAKQAKLVAVRVLNCAGYGSDADVIAGMDWVAANATLPAVVNMSLGDVIPTKTMGTSAPIDDAVRGMISSGITVVVAAGNGWGNGTVGADACMFPIANVPEAITVAASSATDARTSWTNYGACVDIFAPGASITSAYNTSSTATDVLSGTSMASPHVAGAAALVLQQAPGATPQQVRDLLVANATQNIVTPVTLNSGHTMNSHLLFSRVTVPVTTTTDPVKTKPCTPRRQRNGEC